CTATGGCATGGGCCAGCACGCTGGTCCGCGTGGCAGGAATGCGGCGGTCCTGCAGGGCAGCGTGCGTGGCGCGTTCGCGCTGGGGATCGGGCTGCAGCACGGCGGCCAGCGCTGCGGCCAGGTCGTCGCCGAAGGCATGGCGCGTGAGTGCGATGGCCATGGGGGCCAGGGCTTCGGGGTGGGAGGCGCTGAGCCAGGGCCTGTCGTCCACGAAGGGCTGGCCCTCGGCAAGTTCGATGCCGGCAAAGTCCAGTCCGAATCCGCCCATGAAATACCAGGGCAGGGCCACACGGCGGCCCTCGCAGCGCCCGCTGGCGGCCGCGAACCAGGCGGCGCTGCCCAGCGTGCACACGGTCAGGCCCTGGTCGAAGGCTGTGGCGATGCGCTGCGTGAGGACCGGATGCGCGGCGACGATGTCGCGGATGGATGGAATGTCCGGGCAATGCAGCGCGCTTGCGAAGACGGCATGCGCGGGCCCCTCGGCCAGGGCGCCTTCGGCCGCGTGCGGCATGGCCGGCAGGGGCTGTCCCCTACCATCGACCCAACGCCAGCCAAAGCGCGGTGCGCGTCGGCCCAGGCGCAGGCCGGCAACGAGGTTGGCGCTGCGCAGCATCTCCACGAGATGCGCTGCATGGCCTGTGGCGCTGTGCTCCAGGCAGGGCAGCTCGATGACGAAGGTCCGGGGCATGGCGGTTTTGGCTCCTCGAATGGCGATTTCGCCGTGTCTGTCACAGGTGCTTCACTTTTAGCATGACTGCTTGTGCCATTTTTCAGGGTCACGAAGATGCTTCACAAACAGTCCGAGACAAAGCTTTCCACACCGCCCCGCACAGGCCTGCGGCGCATCGCACTGGCCGGCTTGCTGGCCTGCGGCCTGCCGCTGGCAGCCAGCGCCCAGGGGCTCGATGCCCAGGGTCTGGCGGCGCTGGATGCCGCCATTCAGCCGCTGGCGCCCAAGATGCTGGAGTGGCGTCGTGACATTCACCAGCATCCCGAACTGTCGGGCCAGGAAGAACGCACGGCCAAGCTGGTGGCCGATCACCTGCGCCGCCTGGGCATGGAAGTGCAGACCGGCGTGGGCGGCACGGGCGTGGTGGGCGTGCTGCGCGGCGGCCAGCCGGGCAAGACCGTGGCCCTGCGCGCCGACATGGATGCACTGCCCGTGGCCGAGAAGACGGGCCTGCCCTTTGCCTCCAAGGCCAAGGCACAGTACATGGGCAAGCAGGTGCTGGTCATGCATGCCTGCGGGCACGATGCCCACGTGGCCATGCTCATGGGCGCGGCCGAGGCGCTGGCCGGCATGCGCGCGAGGCTGCCAGGGACGGTGAAATTCATCTTCCAGCCGGCCGAGGAGGGTGCTCCGGTGGAGGCCGATGCCCATGGCCATGTACCCAGTTTCGGCGCCAAGGCCATGGTGGAGGCTGGCGTGCTCAAGGATGTGCAGGCCATCTACGGCCTGCACATCACGGCGAACCTGCCCTCGGGCATGGTGGGCTACCGCAGCGGGCCGCTGATGGCAGGCTCGGACAGCCTGAGCATCCAGGTCGAGGGCCGGGGCGGCCATGGCTCGTCGCCGTGGAGTGCGGTCGATCCCATCGTCGCGGCCAGCCAGGTGGTGCTGGGCCTGCAGACCGTTGTCAGCCGCCAGCTCAACATCAGCCTGGAGCCGGCCGTGCTGACCATTGGTTCCATCCAGGGCGGCACGCGCTACAACATCATTCCCGACAATGTCGAGATGCAGGGCACGCTGCGCACCTTTGACGAAGACATGCGTCAGGAAGCGCACAAGCGCATCACCGCCACGGCCGAGCAGATCGCGGCCTCCAGCGGCGCCAAGGCCAAGGTGCGCTTCGGCCCCGTGGCCTATCCGGTCACCACCAATCCGGCCGCGCTGACCGAGGCCTCGCTGCCCGCGCTCAAGCTGGCCCTGGGCGGCAAGGCCATGGTGATTCCCAAGGTCAGCGGCTCCGAGGATTTTTCGGAGTTCCAGAAAGTGGTGCCGGGATTCTTCTACTTCCTGGGTGCGCCGCCGGCAGGCCAGGACTTCACCAAGGCACCACCCAACCACTCGCCGCTGTTCGACATCGACGAGAAGCAGCTGCCCACGGGTGCACGTTCACTGGCTGCGCTGGCCGTGGACTATCTGCAGCGCAACCCCTAGCCATTGTTCCCCCCCCGAGCGGCTGACGTCGCTGCCCTCTGTTCGGTGCCTTCTCTCTCGCTTTGTGGGAAGGAGGCAGCACCTTTGCTACGGCAAGGGCTCTGCATGGGAGAGTCATTGTCAACATGCTGAGGAATGAACAAGGCCACTTCGGTGGCCTTGTTCATTGGAAGATCATCGTGCACCGCGCCCGATTCAAGAGTGCATGGAAGTCAGCAGGAAGAGACGGCAAAGAGAGGGACGAGCTGTTGCGCAGCATGGCCAGAGGCTCGGACCTCAGGCACATGACTCAGAAAACGTGGGAGCTCAGAAACAAGTCGATTCGGTGCAGTGAAAGCATGGATTCGCTGACCGTGGTTTTGTATGGCTATGGGTGTTCTTTGAAACCTGGGAAAAACCGAGCTATAATTGCTATCTCTGTAGGGGAGTCGCCAAGCTGGTTAAGGCACTGGATTTTGATTCCAGCATGCGAAGGTTCGAATCCTTCTTCCCCTGCCAAGATATACAAAAGCCCCGACTGTTTATGCAGCCGGGGCTTTTTCTTTGTCTTCAATACTGCTCCTGGCTCCCAGGAGAGGCCGGCAGATTGGGTGTTCTGCAGCCATTGATCGACGCCTATGCAATGAGTGTGCAATGAGTGCGCCACAAAGCCCGAAAAAGTCCGCTTGTCGGCGAGCAGAGGATTCATTGATGTGGGCGCGCGGCCCGGTTCATGGAAATCTATGAATAGGCGATCAGTTGCTGGTGCTGCCAGCCAACGAGGCGCACAGGTCACCCATGCCGGTGCGACCTTCTCCGTCCAGGGCTTCGACCAGGTCGCGGATCAGGCTTGAGAGCTCACCGGTAGCAATGGTCACATTGGTGTCAAAGCCGCTGTCAGCGTCACCACCTCGTCGGCGCGGCCCTGGGCGCTGGTATCGAGCACCATGGTGCGCGCCTGCGGATCGATCCAGACCCACATGCTGCCCTGCTTGGTGAAGGCCATGGGCGGCAGATCAAGCTTGGCCTCGTCCTTGAGTTCGCGCCTTTCCTTCTTGCCGGGCTTGCGGCCCTCGGTCTTTTCGATGTGCTCGGCCTTCTCGGCCTTCTCGTTGACCTTGCGATTGAGCACGCTGGCCGGCAGCGCCTTGGCCTCGGTCATGAAGCGCATGACCCATTGATCGGCCACGGATTCAACCATCGGACCGTGCTGCTCGCTGCGCGGCGGCACCCAACCGACGGAACGCTCCTGTGTGGCGCTGCATTCGGCAAAGACTGTCTTTTGCAGGGCATTCTCCAGCGCCAGCAGGTCGCTCTGCCAGCTCTTCGCAGTGCGGTAAATGATCATGTCCTTGAACATTTGGGCTCCTGAAATAGAAAAAGCCCGCTCACGTTGGCGGGCTCCGATGTCAAGAATGGTGAGATCGTTAGTGGCCGCAAGGAAGCGGCTGGCCTTGCTCCTCCTTAAAGTCCTCCGGCAGAGGGGCGCCGCAGCTTCCGCAACGCTTGTTGTTGGTGATATTTGTCATGTTGGTGGTACTCATAAAAAAGCCCGCACGACGGCGGGCAATGGCAAATTCTGTGGAGGCTCTCTAAATCTTGCTGCGGCCTCGGTAGTCGAGGTCGGTGGCGGAGTAGTTTTCTCGTGTGCGCCAATTCATTTGAACTGGGCCGGTATGCTCTGGCGGATAGGTGATGCGCTCTTTTTCCCGGCTGAGCTCCCATCGCTTGCCCTCCACGACATGGTGAACGGTTGATTTTTTCGTTTTGATCATTGCGAGACTCTCTGTAACTATCCGGACGCTAGTCCCACAGTACATGGTTAATCCTTAATGGTCTACCACTATATTTTTTGAAGGTTTTGATGTGAGCGGCATCAAACAGGGGGTGCTGAAGATTTCCCACCAAAGGTCGTTCGGTTCACCTATACTGGTTTCACTCGCTGTTTAGGCCGTTCGCCCCAACAGTGCCTGTCTGACACCATTGCCGCCCCTTGGCCGCAGGTAGCCGCTCTTCTAGCAAAGCACGCGGTGGTCACACCCCTCTAGGCGAACTCACCAGATCCTGAACATCCTCGTGGATCTGCGTTGCCCCTGCCCTTAGCACGGGCCTTCCCTATCTCATTTGACGGTCTGCGCAATCGTGTGTGCGATCGTCCGCTTTCATGCTGCAAAAAAATACTACAGAGCAGATTGGCCGCTACGTGGTCACACCTCTCACCCAGACTGATGCAAGTGGTCAATTCACTGCTGCTGTCTCTATTCGTCGTGGTACTTATGACCGAATCTTTCGGTTTATCCCGCATTTTTCTGATGAGTCGCTTGCCTCTAAATATGCTTTGGATGAAGGCCGGAGCATGGTGCTTGGTCACCAGTTGAATTGAGCTGCATCAGTTTCTATCCCTCAGTAGAAGCTTTGGCTACTGACTAATCTTCACCAAAGCACTCTGGTGGTTCTCTTGGGAATCATCTTTCGCTCCGAAAAAACGCAGCGGAATTCACTTAGAAGGTACCCTATGCAAAGCAATCTCTACGTATCTAATCTTGGCTATGGCGTCGATCGTGAAACGCTGAAATCTCATTTCTCAAGCTGCGGGGATGTCCTGTCCTCCGAAGTCATAACGGACCGTAATACAGGCCAATCGCGCGGCTTCGGTTTTGTTGAAATGGGAACGGCTGCCCAGGCAAAATCAGCGATCGAATCGCTCAATGATCAGTCATTGGGTGGCCGAGTGATCTCTGTCTCGCTAGCCAACGCACGCAAGTAATTTTTACTTGGCGTAAAAAGCCCACATCTGCATAGGTGTGGGCTTTTTGCATTTCTAATGCGTGGTCTGAAAACAAGCTATTTCAATGAAATTTGCTACGCCTATTTTTCATCCTTCCACGAAAAAAGAACGAAAGACAGTCATCGAAAAAGTCATGTAATGAGCTGCCTATGGTTGCTCTTTCAGGTACTGCACGGTCTTTTCATCCGGCCACTGGACATGCATGCCCGGGCAGGCGAACTCATCGAGCAGGCTTCGGACGATGGTCTGCGGCTCCTTTGCTTGTGCATCCGGCACTGCCAGCCGCTAGGCCCATGCAGATGGCGGCGATCAAGGTCAGGGCTTCAAGTAGCTTTTTCGTCGCTTCACGCCTTGGCGCTTATGAAGAAAGCGCGATCCGCTATCAAAATTGAATGATCAGACCGGCCATGCTTCGGGCGTGAGCGCGATCACCACGGCCGCGCCGACCAGGCAGAAGAGGCCGAAGCCGGTGAGCGCACATTGCGTGACTCTTCGCACCTGACTTGTGCGCTGAGCTACCTTGAGCTGGCTGCGGCAAAAGAAAAAGCCCGCAAGCAGTTGCTGCGGGCGCGAATACAAAGCCGGTGACCTATTTGGTCATGCCCGGGCAAGTTGAGGAAGTGAAAGGAGTCTGTGATCCCAGGCCCGGCAAAACAGGTTTGTGGCGTAAATTTTGCCCAAAGGGAGTCACGGAATCAAGATCTACGCGGGTTCATAAACGGGCTCTATGTCATCTGGCGTGACCACCGTCGCTCACGACGCGAAAGCCGCGCCGCGCTCACAATTGACGGCGGCCCAGGCGAATTCCTGAACGGCAGTACCTGCTCGAGTATTCACGCCAGATGGCTCGCTATAGCTCTGTGGGGAAGTGCTGTCATCCGGCATCCGGCATCCGGCTCTGCGTTCTTATTCGCTCCCTCAAGGAGTAAAAAAGCCACCTATGGAGGTGGCTGTTGAACATGACATCCGCAGTACGGCAGGAAGCCGGGCGCTCTTGCTACCAGATCGTGATCAAGGCCGCCCCTGTGGCGAGAACGTCTACGCTCCAGTCTCAGGACCTTTCAAGCTTGGATCAGCTGCCGGTAGAGTTCTGGACATAGCTATTTCGCCGACATGGGTTACGCTCACCAAACAAATAGACGACCGGTCTATTTTTATAATAAGGCCCATGATCCTCAGCAAAAAAGCCGAAGCGACACGTCAGCACATTCTCGATACCGGGTATCAACTGGTGCTGCACAAGGGCTTTGCAGGTCTGGGCCTGCTCGAAATTCTCAAAGCCTGCAACGTGCCCAAGGGTTCGTTCTACCACTACTTCTCGTCAAAGGAAGCCTTTGGCTGCGCGCTGCTACAGCAGTATGTGGAAGGCTACGGACAAAAGCTCAATGACTTGCTCGGCGAAGCAGGCAATGGCCGTGAGCGTCTGATGCGGTACTGGGATGCCTGGATTTCAGCACCCGACAATCCCACGCTTGGATGGGCCGAGGAATGTCTTGTGGTGAAGCTCGCTGCCGAAGTGGCCGACCTCTCCGAAGACATGCGCCTGGTGCTCGACGCCGGTGTGCAGCGTCTGCTGGCGAGAATCGCCTCGCTGATCGACGAAGCCCGTGAAGATGGGTCCCTGCCCGCCGGCAAGCCGTCACCTGCGCTTGCCCGCGCGCTGTATCAAATGTGGTTGGGGGCGGCGCTTCTGGCCAAGTTGAGTCAAGACAAATTGCCGTTGCTGGAGGCACGCGACACCACCGAGCGGTTGCTCACTTGCACCTCTGCATCCTGAATCATGGAAGCAAAGAGCCACTGTATTTCCGACACCTGAGGAGTCATTGATGAAAGTTCTGTTTGTACTCACGTCCCACGACAAGCTGGGCAGCACCGGTCACAAGACGGGGTTCTGGTTGGAGGAATTCGCGGCCCCCTACTACGCATTGAAAGATGCGGGAGCCATGATCACGCTGGCTTCGCCTGCCGGAGGTCAACCGCCACTGGACCCGAAAAGCGATGAGCCTGCAGCCCAGACTTCCGCGACCGAGCGGTTTCGCCGGGACACCGACGCACAGGCCGCTCTGGCTTCGACAGTACCGCTGAATCAGGTCAGCGCCACCGATTTCGATGCCGTGTTCTACCCGGGCGGCCATGGTCCCTTGTGGGACTTGGCCAACGATCCCAACTCCATTGCACTGCTCGAAGCTTTCGAGCGTTCGAACAAGCCACTCGCCCTTGTCTGCCATGCGCCAGGTGCTCTGATCAATGTCCGGGCCGCTGATGGACAACCATTGGTTGCCGGTCGCCATGTCACAGGCTTCACCAACAGCGAAGAAGCGGCGGTAGGCCTAACCGCCGTCGTACCCTTTCTGATCGAAGACGAGTTCTTGCGTTTGGGTGCTCACTACGAAAAAGCTCCGGACTGGCAGGCGCATGTCGTCACGGATGGCCGGTTGATCACAGGACAGAATCCGGCCAGCTCGGAGGGCGTGGCCCATGCCTTGTTGTCCATGCTTGCTCATCAGGAGAAATAAGTCATGCGCAGTGCTATCCACACCACTTTTGGCGAACCTTCCGAGGTTCTTGAACTGATAGATCGACCCGTCCCGCAACCAGGTGCTGGTGAGGTGCGCATCAAGACCTTGCTGGCGCCAATCCACAACCATGACCTCTGGACGATCCGTGGCAGCTATGGTTACAAGCCTGAACTTCCCGCGATTGGCGGCAGCGAGGCCGTGGGCATCGTCGATGCGCTGGGTGAAGGGGTCTCAGGCCTGACAGTGGGACAGCGGATCGCCGTCGCGGGAGTCCACAACACCTGGGCGGAATACTTTCTTGCGCCCGCCAATGTGCTGGTGCCTATGCCGCCAGCTATTCCCGATGAAGCCGCAGCGCAAATCATTGCGATGCCACTGAGCGCATTGATGTTGCTGGAGTTTCTCAATGTCGAGCCGGGACAATGGATCGTGCAGAACACGGCGAATGGCGCGGTCGGAAAGACTGTGGCAATGCTGGCGAAAGCACGCGGCGTGCATGTCTTGAACCTGGTCCGGCGCGATGCAGGTGTACAGGAGCTTGCCGCCCTGGGCATCGGCAATGCCTTGTCCACGGCACAACCAGACTGGCAGGAACGCGCCCGCGCTATTCTTGGAGGCCCGCTGGCTCGTGCGGCCGTGGACTCCATCGGAGGCTCCGCCAGTGCATCCCTGCTCGGTCTATTGGGTGAGGAGGGCACCTTGGTTTCCTTTGGCACCATGGCCGGAGAGCCCATGCAGATCGACTCCGGATCTCTGATCTTCAAGCAAGCGACGGTAAAGGGCTTCTGGGGCAGCAAGGTCAGTCAAGCCATGACGCCTGACAACAAGCGGCGCTTGATTGGCGAGTTGCTGCAGCGGGTGTTGTCGGGTGAGCTCAAACTGACGGCCGAGGCCATTTTTGATCTCAATGATGCTGCTCAGGCCGCAGCCGCAAGCTTACAGCCGGGCCGCAAAGGGAAGGTTCTGCTAAGAGCCTAAGTGCTTGTGCTGCTGGCTCCCGACGTCTGACGCCAAGGAGCAAGCAAAACATGCAACTGCTTGTCGACTGCAGCGGCACAACTTCCTGCCATTGGAAGGGGAAAGCCAATAAAGCATTGAGGACATTGCTCAATGCCGATGGCTTGCCGCGTCTCCAAGTGCCGGCCGACCTGAGCTTTGGGGGGCGCAACTTGTATTGGAGCCTTGCTTGCTAGGCGTTCCTGGCGGCCTGACGACGCAGCTCAAACTGGGCTGCCCACTCTGTAACAGGCATAAAGCTCGGGTCTGTGCGCACGACCTGTTCAGTCTGCGCCCAAATAGCTTCATCGCTCTGCTCCAGATCTAACGGGTCTCCATGGGGCTGACTCACATACCAAGGCGTGTCCAGGTAGACCTCCACGGTGTTGTCCTCAGGGTCCATGCAGTAGATCGAAAGCGCATTGCCATGGTTGAGACCGCGCATTTTCGTTGCCCCCAAAGCCAGTGCCCGACGCCGCGCTTCGCGCAGCTGGTCGATGGACTGGACCTTGAAAGACAGTTGCATCACGGTGCTCGGTGAATCGGCACCGCGTCCTCCGGCCAACACCAATTGATGGTGTTGATCATTGCGTCCGCTCAGAAACACGATCTCGAAGCGAAAGGTCACGCCCACACCACGGTCGGTTTCCTGCATATCGAATACGCCCGTGTAGAAGGACTTCATCACTTCCAGATCGCGGCAAAAGATACCGAAGTGGGACAGGTTGGCGGTATAGGGTTGGTTCATGCTAGCGAGCTCCACGGAATCAGGGAATGAGGACGAGCTTGCCCAGAGTGCCACCGCTATCGAGCAGCTCGTGAGCCTGTCGAGCTTGTGCCAGCTGCATACGCATGGCACGTGGTGCACGCACAGAGCCGCTCGCCATGAGCCTGATGGCTTCCTCCATCAATCCTCGGCGTTGCGTGATGTCTGCATCTACCGCATGGATAGAGAAGGTGCGAATGGCCAAGCTTCTGGCTAGCAATTTGCGCAGCTCGTCGAACACATCAGCAGACGGGGGGCCTGCCAGAATGTTGTACGACACCGCCATACCTGACGGAGCCAGAGAGCGCAGACAGGCGATAAAGAGATCGGCACCCACATGGTCAAAGGCCAAATCAACGCCTCGTCCACCAGTGAGTTCCATCACCTGCTGAGGCAGCGTCTTCACATCGCCGTTCACCAAATCTGTGACAC
This window of the Comamonas testosteroni genome carries:
- a CDS encoding TetR/AcrR family transcriptional regulator, whose protein sequence is MILSKKAEATRQHILDTGYQLVLHKGFAGLGLLEILKACNVPKGSFYHYFSSKEAFGCALLQQYVEGYGQKLNDLLGEAGNGRERLMRYWDAWISAPDNPTLGWAEECLVVKLAAEVADLSEDMRLVLDAGVQRLLARIASLIDEAREDGSLPAGKPSPALARALYQMWLGAALLAKLSQDKLPLLEARDTTERLLTCTSAS
- a CDS encoding zinc-binding dehydrogenase; the protein is MRSAIHTTFGEPSEVLELIDRPVPQPGAGEVRIKTLLAPIHNHDLWTIRGSYGYKPELPAIGGSEAVGIVDALGEGVSGLTVGQRIAVAGVHNTWAEYFLAPANVLVPMPPAIPDEAAAQIIAMPLSALMLLEFLNVEPGQWIVQNTANGAVGKTVAMLAKARGVHVLNLVRRDAGVQELAALGIGNALSTAQPDWQERARAILGGPLARAAVDSIGGSASASLLGLLGEEGTLVSFGTMAGEPMQIDSGSLIFKQATVKGFWGSKVSQAMTPDNKRRLIGELLQRVLSGELKLTAEAIFDLNDAAQAAAASLQPGRKGKVLLRA
- a CDS encoding VOC family protein; amino-acid sequence: MNQPYTANLSHFGIFCRDLEVMKSFYTGVFDMQETDRGVGVTFRFEIVFLSGRNDQHHQLVLAGGRGADSPSTVMQLSFKVQSIDQLREARRRALALGATKMRGLNHGNALSIYCMDPEDNTVEVYLDTPWYVSQPHGDPLDLEQSDEAIWAQTEQVVRTDPSFMPVTEWAAQFELRRQAARNA
- a CDS encoding amidohydrolase yields the protein MLHKQSETKLSTPPRTGLRRIALAGLLACGLPLAASAQGLDAQGLAALDAAIQPLAPKMLEWRRDIHQHPELSGQEERTAKLVADHLRRLGMEVQTGVGGTGVVGVLRGGQPGKTVALRADMDALPVAEKTGLPFASKAKAQYMGKQVLVMHACGHDAHVAMLMGAAEALAGMRARLPGTVKFIFQPAEEGAPVEADAHGHVPSFGAKAMVEAGVLKDVQAIYGLHITANLPSGMVGYRSGPLMAGSDSLSIQVEGRGGHGSSPWSAVDPIVAASQVVLGLQTVVSRQLNISLEPAVLTIGSIQGGTRYNIIPDNVEMQGTLRTFDEDMRQEAHKRITATAEQIAASSGAKAKVRFGPVAYPVTTNPAALTEASLPALKLALGGKAMVIPKVSGSEDFSEFQKVVPGFFYFLGAPPAGQDFTKAPPNHSPLFDIDEKQLPTGARSLAALAVDYLQRNP
- a CDS encoding type 1 glutamine amidotransferase domain-containing protein, which codes for MKVLFVLTSHDKLGSTGHKTGFWLEEFAAPYYALKDAGAMITLASPAGGQPPLDPKSDEPAAQTSATERFRRDTDAQAALASTVPLNQVSATDFDAVFYPGGHGPLWDLANDPNSIALLEAFERSNKPLALVCHAPGALINVRAADGQPLVAGRHVTGFTNSEEAAVGLTAVVPFLIEDEFLRLGAHYEKAPDWQAHVVTDGRLITGQNPASSEGVAHALLSMLAHQEK
- a CDS encoding GlxA family transcriptional regulator, whose protein sequence is MPRTFVIELPCLEHSATGHAAHLVEMLRSANLVAGLRLGRRAPRFGWRWVDGRGQPLPAMPHAAEGALAEGPAHAVFASALHCPDIPSIRDIVAAHPVLTQRIATAFDQGLTVCTLGSAAWFAAASGRCEGRRVALPWYFMGGFGLDFAGIELAEGQPFVDDRPWLSASHPEALAPMAIALTRHAFGDDLAAALAAVLQPDPQRERATHAALQDRRIPATRTSVLAHAIAWLEARVEQPYDLRTLADAVSASPRTLLRHFQQELGHSPLDHLHRLRCARARVLLEITLESVPSVALACGYEDASAFRRVFVRYVGMTPAAYRERHALRAPRRRWRVAASEVPRP
- a CDS encoding RNA recognition motif domain-containing protein; its protein translation is MQSNLYVSNLGYGVDRETLKSHFSSCGDVLSSEVITDRNTGQSRGFGFVEMGTAAQAKSAIESLNDQSLGGRVISVSLANARK